A part of SAR202 cluster bacterium genomic DNA contains:
- a CDS encoding amidohydrolase: MTWSRSSAKRRWAFTTLPNGRRDAPRCRTGGPDIQSQQIKRSAKTAMTIVDTHLHVWTNDYAKYPMEGGKQVKEDGTAEFLIDTMNKAGVDKAVIVQPIHYLFDNSYVSDTMKKHPGKFAGIGLVNHFEPGAPERLEKLVKDHGFSGLRIHLARPPQASDWVRPDQDAIWKKAEQIGSSFIIYGPANLLPAVEPIIARFPKVKVALDHNGGAPRDEESPYPVLKSILALSKYPNVYVKLTPHKHKEPFPYKDTHRIFKAFVETFGAKRLMWGTNFPGVMRETGYTPALELFSKHLEFLTKEDKDWILGKTALGIYNFGGKK; the protein is encoded by the coding sequence ATGACCTGGAGTAGATCTTCAGCAAAACGGCGCTGGGCATTTACGACTTTACCAAACGGTCGTAGAGACGCCCCACGTTGTCGAACAGGTGGCCCCGATATACAATCTCAGCAAATCAAACGGAGCGCAAAAACCGCAATGACAATTGTCGATACCCATTTGCACGTGTGGACGAACGACTACGCCAAGTACCCCATGGAGGGCGGCAAGCAGGTCAAGGAAGACGGCACCGCAGAGTTTCTGATCGATACGATGAACAAGGCCGGCGTGGACAAGGCGGTCATCGTCCAGCCAATTCACTACCTGTTCGATAACAGCTACGTATCGGACACTATGAAGAAACACCCCGGAAAGTTTGCCGGCATCGGACTGGTCAACCACTTCGAGCCGGGCGCCCCGGAGCGGCTGGAGAAGCTGGTCAAGGACCACGGCTTCAGCGGCCTCCGAATCCACCTCGCCAGGCCCCCGCAGGCATCGGACTGGGTCCGCCCCGACCAGGACGCCATATGGAAGAAGGCAGAGCAGATCGGTTCCAGTTTCATTATCTACGGGCCGGCCAACCTTCTCCCCGCCGTGGAGCCCATCATCGCCCGCTTCCCCAAGGTCAAGGTCGCCCTCGACCACAACGGCGGCGCGCCGCGGGACGAGGAGTCGCCCTACCCCGTCCTGAAGAGCATCCTGGCCCTTTCGAAGTATCCGAACGTTTACGTTAAGCTCACCCCTCACAAGCACAAGGAGCCGTTCCCTTACAAGGACACGCACCGCATCTTCAAGGCCTTCGTCGAGACCTTCGGCGCAAAGCGCCTGATGTGGGGCACCAACTTCCCTGGCGTGATGCGTGAGACCGGCTACACCCCCGCCCTGGAGCTCTTCTCCAAGCACCTGGAGTTCCTGACAAAGGAAGACAAGGACTGGATCCTCGGCAAGACGGCTCTGGGCATCTACAACTTCGGCGGCAAAAAGTAA
- a CDS encoding response regulator translates to MTQVPAPKLIEILMVEDNPGDVRLTYEILKMNKRIGNLTVARDGEEAMAALKRQGRFAETARPDLILLDLNLPKKSGHEILAEIKADPNFRRIPVIVLTSSTSEHDIQRTYEMHANCYISKPFEFVKYREVLKTLQTHWLDTVTLPSE, encoded by the coding sequence ATGACGCAAGTGCCCGCTCCCAAGCTCATCGAAATACTTATGGTAGAAGATAACCCTGGTGACGTGCGCCTCACCTACGAAATCCTCAAGATGAACAAGAGGATCGGCAATCTCACGGTCGCCAGGGACGGCGAAGAGGCGATGGCCGCCTTGAAACGGCAGGGGAGGTTCGCGGAGACGGCCCGTCCCGACCTTATCCTACTGGATCTCAACTTGCCGAAAAAGAGCGGCCACGAAATCCTGGCCGAGATCAAGGCGGACCCGAACTTCAGGCGTATCCCTGTCATTGTGCTCACGTCCTCCACTTCTGAGCACGATATTCAGCGCACGTACGAGATGCACGCGAACTGTTACATTTCCAAACCTTTCGAATTCGTAAAATACCGTGAGGTCCTCAAGACGCTCCAGACGCACTGGCTCGACACGGTTACCCTGCCCTCAGAGTGA
- a CDS encoding TIM barrel protein has product MIKIGCNYLSFKGLPLDIETFIKMSYEMRLDVADFHTRAFKLGDNAAILKQKALCVKYGLPIGYIGVAGNFSTKPEEQQAALQRCREGIDLAAFVGSPLIRVFGAQKIEGAASQDQVFDALSNGLREASEYGAKKGVIVALQNHNHGNIASTGESQVRIHKQVNHPNFSLLMDTGQWANAVGDEGHVDKINPNTPIYDYMEQTIKYASYVRFKYYKIAGGKEELIDNDRVMGILKKAGFNGSISIVYEGKENETTPERIETIRKAAGELRTLLAKHGA; this is encoded by the coding sequence ATGATAAAGATCGGATGCAACTACCTCAGCTTCAAGGGCCTGCCGCTGGACATCGAGACCTTCATCAAGATGTCCTACGAAATGCGCCTCGACGTGGCAGACTTCCACACCCGCGCGTTCAAGCTGGGCGACAACGCCGCGATCCTCAAGCAGAAGGCGCTGTGCGTGAAGTACGGCCTGCCTATCGGCTACATCGGCGTCGCGGGCAACTTCTCGACCAAGCCCGAGGAGCAGCAGGCAGCGCTCCAGCGCTGCCGCGAGGGCATCGACCTCGCCGCGTTCGTCGGCTCGCCGCTCATCCGCGTATTCGGCGCGCAGAAGATCGAGGGCGCGGCCAGTCAGGACCAGGTGTTCGACGCGCTATCGAACGGCCTCCGGGAAGCATCGGAGTACGGCGCGAAGAAGGGCGTGATCGTCGCGCTGCAGAACCACAACCACGGCAACATCGCCTCTACCGGCGAGAGCCAGGTGCGGATCCACAAGCAGGTCAACCACCCCAACTTCTCGCTACTCATGGACACCGGCCAGTGGGCCAACGCCGTCGGCGACGAGGGCCATGTGGACAAGATCAACCCCAACACGCCCATCTACGACTACATGGAGCAGACGATCAAGTACGCGTCGTACGTCCGCTTCAAGTACTACAAGATCGCCGGCGGCAAGGAAGAGCTCATAGACAACGACCGCGTCATGGGCATCCTCAAGAAGGCGGGCTTCAACGGCTCCATCTCCATCGTCTACGAGGGCAAGGAGAACGAGACCACGCCGGAGCGCATCGAGACGATCCGCAAAGCCGCCGGTGAGCTGCGGACACTGCTGGCGAAGCATGGGGCGTAA
- a CDS encoding sugar phosphate isomerase/epimerase, translating into MIKIGCNFLSLKGPNRDVDQFIKMSYDLRLDIIDWHTSAFPTKNTDDWLKIKRRCLDWGLSIGYLGIGGSFMRPNEPPSKQVERCKAGIDMAAFLGCPMIRTFGAPKDVNAKDGNDAIFEGLAKGLREAADCGADKGVMVALQNHNHGNIASTGKDVIRILETTNHANVTLIMDTGQWAGSIGDEGHPDLYDPNTPVYDYMEQTIPYSGYIRAKFYKCASGHEEHIDYKRVAKILKKANFNGSVSIVYEGQEETDRAIIVKNAANELREVLRAEKVGL; encoded by the coding sequence ATGATAAAAATCGGATGCAACTTCCTCAGCCTCAAGGGGCCGAACCGCGACGTCGACCAGTTCATTAAGATGTCGTACGACCTGAGGCTGGACATCATCGACTGGCATACGTCCGCATTCCCCACCAAGAACACGGATGACTGGCTCAAGATCAAGCGCAGGTGCCTGGACTGGGGACTTTCAATCGGCTACCTGGGCATCGGCGGCAGCTTCATGCGCCCCAACGAGCCGCCCAGCAAGCAGGTGGAGCGCTGCAAGGCCGGCATCGACATGGCCGCCTTCCTTGGCTGCCCGATGATCCGCACCTTCGGCGCGCCGAAAGACGTGAACGCCAAGGACGGCAACGACGCCATCTTCGAGGGGCTGGCCAAGGGCCTCCGCGAGGCGGCTGACTGCGGCGCCGACAAGGGCGTGATGGTCGCCCTGCAGAACCACAACCACGGGAACATCGCCTCCACCGGCAAGGACGTCATCCGCATCCTTGAGACGACCAACCACGCGAACGTCACCCTGATCATGGACACCGGACAGTGGGCCGGCTCCATCGGCGACGAGGGCCACCCGGACCTCTACGACCCCAACACGCCGGTCTACGACTACATGGAGCAGACGATCCCCTACTCCGGCTATATCCGCGCCAAGTTCTACAAGTGCGCTAGCGGTCACGAGGAGCATATCGACTACAAGCGCGTCGCGAAGATCCTCAAGAAGGCGAACTTCAACGGCTCCGTCTCCATCGTCTACGAGGGCCAGGAGGAGACCGACCGCGCGATCATCGTCAAGAACGCCGCTAACGAGCTGCGCGAGGTACTGCGCGCAGAGAAGGTGGGACTCTAG
- a CDS encoding sugar phosphate isomerase/epimerase, giving the protein MIKLGINYTSYKAHPMTAEKFIDLHAELKMDTIDWHTGAFKGMDKKELLRLKNKALMKGLPMGYMGQGGSFLRVTTTPDPQIQMCKDAIDLSAFLGIPVIRTFGALPPPGWTVDQTFEGLAKGLREAAEYGAEKGVMVALQNHNHGNIASKADAIIRILKEANHPNVGYILDTGQWANTIGDQGHVDKFDPTVDLYGYIEKVLPYTCWVRAKIYEVASGTEKALDYDRIYGILKKGKYNGSVSLVYEGYEKDDRTELVTKAAKHLRAMQAKHGL; this is encoded by the coding sequence GTGATCAAGTTAGGCATCAATTACACGAGCTATAAAGCTCACCCGATGACGGCGGAGAAGTTCATAGACCTTCACGCCGAGCTGAAGATGGACACCATCGACTGGCATACGGGCGCGTTCAAAGGGATGGACAAGAAGGAGCTGCTTCGCCTGAAGAACAAGGCGCTGATGAAGGGCCTGCCGATGGGTTACATGGGCCAGGGCGGCTCGTTCCTTCGCGTCACCACGACGCCTGACCCGCAGATCCAGATGTGCAAGGACGCCATCGACCTCTCGGCGTTCCTCGGTATCCCGGTCATCCGCACCTTCGGCGCGCTCCCGCCTCCGGGGTGGACGGTCGACCAGACATTCGAGGGGCTGGCGAAGGGCCTCCGCGAGGCGGCCGAGTACGGCGCCGAGAAGGGAGTGATGGTCGCGCTGCAGAACCACAACCACGGCAACATCGCCTCAAAGGCGGACGCGATCATCCGCATCCTCAAAGAGGCCAACCACCCGAACGTTGGCTACATCCTGGACACCGGACAGTGGGCGAACACCATCGGCGACCAGGGCCACGTGGACAAATTCGACCCCACGGTGGACCTGTACGGCTACATCGAGAAGGTCCTCCCCTACACCTGCTGGGTGCGCGCGAAGATATACGAGGTCGCCAGCGGCACCGAGAAGGCGCTCGACTACGACCGCATCTACGGCATCCTGAAGAAGGGCAAGTACAACGGCTCCGTCTCCCTCGTCTACGAGGGCTATGAGAAGGACGACCGCACCGAGCTGGTCACCAAGGCCGCCAAGCACCTGCGCGCCATGCAGGCGAAGCACGGGCTGTAG
- a CDS encoding PAS domain S-box protein encodes MVSVERTQSVTGRTMPYQKDKEKTTRLRLRIEALESEIAARERVREHEATINAWIENAEFSVFTKDAQGRYVMLNKHHEGLLGKTRDEALGKTTLELIPGDVGGRVHSEDMRVLQDGHVDEQERSTTEGGQTRTYVVRKTPIRNERGEVVGLFGITLDITQRKRTETEIHLLLRITQAIEEARDLATALRVTIEEVCRSTDWSYGEAWTVNAEGALQCSSAWYCRDERLMEFRDIRRKRALDSGVSMVGRVWKSRLAEWLPDVSATPEVVYVDRADAARLGVRAALCVPIVAGGQTVAVMAFYMTEVRGPDEYMKGFIASIGTQIGGAIERKRVQDILKDKTEDLARSNAELEQFAYVASHDLQKPLRMVSGFVQLLANKYKGQLDSDADEFISYALDGSQRMHALINDLLQFSRVGRDEASAKEVQMGEVLERALTNLGVAIEEAGAIITADPLPSVVGKQSYLVRLLQNIIGNAIKFRSKAVPKVHVSVRRQDGEWVFSVKDNGIGFEPRFAERIFGVFQRLHSHAEYPGTGIGLAICKKIVEQHGGRIWAESEPGNGASFYFTLPVVSMDSEADGEKV; translated from the coding sequence ATGGTGTCCGTCGAGCGTACTCAGAGTGTGACTGGTCGCACCATGCCTTACCAAAAAGACAAAGAGAAGACCACCCGGCTCCGCCTGCGCATCGAGGCGCTGGAGAGCGAAATCGCCGCGCGAGAACGCGTGCGCGAGCACGAGGCCACGATCAATGCCTGGATAGAGAATGCGGAATTCTCGGTGTTCACGAAGGACGCCCAGGGCCGGTACGTGATGCTGAACAAGCACCACGAGGGGCTGTTGGGAAAGACCAGGGACGAGGCACTGGGAAAGACCACGCTGGAGCTTATACCCGGCGACGTGGGCGGGCGGGTCCATTCTGAAGACATGCGCGTCCTCCAGGACGGTCATGTAGACGAGCAGGAGCGCTCGACAACCGAAGGCGGCCAGACCAGGACCTACGTGGTGCGCAAGACCCCCATCCGCAACGAACGGGGCGAGGTCGTAGGCCTCTTTGGAATTACTCTCGATATTACCCAGCGGAAACGCACCGAAACGGAGATCCACCTCCTCCTGCGCATCACCCAGGCCATCGAGGAGGCCAGGGACCTGGCAACAGCCCTCCGCGTGACGATAGAGGAGGTCTGCCGCTCAACGGACTGGAGTTACGGAGAAGCGTGGACGGTAAACGCTGAAGGAGCGCTGCAGTGCAGCAGCGCCTGGTACTGCCGCGATGAGAGACTTATGGAGTTCAGGGATATCCGCAGAAAGCGCGCCCTGGACAGCGGCGTCAGCATGGTAGGGCGTGTTTGGAAGTCCCGGCTGGCAGAGTGGCTACCGGATGTTTCCGCAACACCCGAAGTTGTGTATGTCGACAGGGCCGACGCCGCAAGGTTGGGTGTAAGGGCCGCGCTCTGTGTTCCGATTGTGGCGGGTGGCCAGACCGTGGCGGTCATGGCCTTCTACATGACCGAAGTGCGTGGCCCCGACGAGTACATGAAGGGGTTCATCGCCTCGATCGGCACGCAAATTGGCGGAGCCATTGAGCGCAAGCGCGTGCAGGATATTCTCAAGGACAAGACGGAGGATCTGGCGCGGTCAAACGCGGAGCTCGAACAGTTCGCTTACGTGGCGTCCCACGATCTCCAGAAGCCGCTACGAATGGTCAGCGGCTTCGTACAGCTTCTCGCAAACAAGTACAAGGGTCAGCTTGACTCGGATGCGGATGAGTTCATATCCTATGCGCTTGATGGGTCCCAGCGCATGCATGCGCTCATAAACGACCTCCTCCAGTTCTCCCGGGTAGGACGCGACGAGGCCTCTGCAAAAGAAGTGCAGATGGGGGAGGTCCTTGAGCGCGCCCTCACGAACCTCGGCGTCGCAATAGAAGAGGCGGGCGCAATAATCACAGCAGACCCGCTTCCGTCAGTTGTTGGCAAACAGTCCTACCTTGTTCGGTTGCTCCAGAACATTATCGGCAACGCGATCAAGTTCCGTAGCAAGGCCGTCCCAAAGGTCCACGTAAGCGTGCGCCGGCAGGACGGCGAGTGGGTCTTCTCAGTGAAAGACAACGGGATAGGCTTCGAGCCGAGGTTCGCTGAACGGATATTCGGCGTCTTCCAGCGGCTGCATAGCCACGCGGAGTACCCGGGGACCGGTATCGGCCTGGCCATCTGCAAAAAGATCGTCGAGCAGCACGGCGGGCGCATCTGGGCGGAATCCGAGCCGGGCAATGGCGCAAGCTTCTACTTCACTTTGCCCGTTGTTTCAATGGACTCCGAAGCCGACGGCGAGAAGGTCTAA
- a CDS encoding Zeta toxin family protein, giving the protein MTVRSHVSKPPLVVVVAGPNGAGKTSTSKKLLHGALAVNEYVNADQIASGLSAFQPETAAVEAGRVMLIRLKALAKARENFAFETTLASRTFAPWLEVLRASGYRTHLNFVALRSPELAILRVAQRVKNGGHNIPDNTVRRRYVSGLRNFFHLYRPIVDSWQVYDNSDRRGPRLIAHDNAGSEAILDLVAWDNLLEQQK; this is encoded by the coding sequence ATGACAGTGCGAAGCCACGTTTCAAAACCGCCCTTGGTAGTAGTGGTTGCTGGGCCGAATGGAGCCGGAAAGACCAGTACGTCGAAAAAGCTTCTTCATGGCGCACTCGCAGTCAACGAATACGTCAACGCCGACCAGATAGCATCCGGACTGTCTGCATTCCAGCCCGAGACCGCGGCCGTTGAAGCAGGGCGTGTGATGCTAATCAGATTGAAAGCCCTTGCAAAAGCTCGAGAGAATTTTGCATTCGAGACAACATTGGCAAGCCGGACGTTTGCGCCGTGGCTAGAGGTTCTCCGAGCGTCAGGCTACCGCACTCATCTGAACTTCGTGGCGCTCCGTTCCCCCGAACTCGCCATTTTGCGGGTGGCGCAGAGAGTTAAGAATGGAGGCCACAATATACCGGACAATACCGTTCGGCGCAGATACGTCTCAGGATTAAGGAACTTCTTCCACCTCTATAGGCCCATTGTCGACTCATGGCAAGTGTACGATAATTCAGATAGGAGGGGCCCACGCCTAATCGCTCATGACAACGCCGGCAGTGAAGCGATTTTGGATCTCGTTGCTTGGGATAACCTTTTGGAGCAGCAGAAATGA
- a CDS encoding amidohydrolase, translated as MIIDTHTHVWSDDYERYPTPNGRKHSMPGSTEFLLETMAKHNVDHAVLVQFIAYWYDNSYIIDTMKQYPGKFAAIGLINWFEPGAPDRLEKLVKEHGFAGLRFHTYRAPNGPANWLGPQQRNVWKKAQELGSSFIIHAKPEHLPIVEPVIAAFPGVSVTLDHQGGIPRVEDPPHPMLQNLLAYAKYPNVVVKYSVAREKGREDYPYRDTFPMFRRIYDAFGPQRIMWGSNFPEVFDQTKGYEEVLDIFRKHLDFLSKNDLE; from the coding sequence ATGATCATCGATACGCACACCCACGTCTGGAGCGACGACTACGAGCGCTATCCCACCCCTAACGGGCGCAAGCACTCCATGCCAGGCTCGACTGAGTTCTTGCTGGAAACGATGGCGAAGCACAACGTGGACCACGCGGTCCTCGTGCAGTTCATCGCGTACTGGTACGACAACAGCTATATCATCGACACGATGAAGCAGTACCCCGGCAAGTTCGCGGCTATCGGGCTCATCAACTGGTTCGAGCCCGGCGCGCCGGACCGGCTGGAGAAGCTGGTCAAGGAGCACGGCTTCGCCGGGCTGCGCTTCCACACCTACCGCGCGCCCAATGGCCCGGCGAACTGGCTGGGGCCGCAGCAGCGCAATGTGTGGAAAAAGGCCCAGGAGCTTGGCTCCAGCTTCATCATCCACGCCAAGCCGGAGCACCTTCCCATTGTGGAGCCGGTCATCGCCGCGTTCCCCGGCGTGAGCGTCACGCTGGACCACCAGGGCGGCATACCGCGCGTGGAAGACCCTCCCCACCCGATGCTCCAGAACCTGCTCGCCTACGCCAAGTACCCGAACGTGGTGGTGAAGTACAGCGTGGCGCGCGAGAAGGGGCGCGAGGACTACCCGTACCGCGACACCTTCCCGATGTTCAGGAGGATTTACGACGCCTTCGGCCCGCAGCGAATCATGTGGGGCAGCAACTTCCCGGAGGTCTTCGACCAGACGAAGGGCTACGAGGAGGTGCTGGACATTTTCCGCAAACACCTCGATTTCCTTTCGAAGAATGACCTGGAGTAG
- a CDS encoding sugar phosphate isomerase/epimerase, translating to MIKIGCNYLSFKGAANELSVEDFIRMSYDLRLDTIDFHHRAFTSSDPAYLLKIKRMCLDYGLPIGYVGVAAGGTGTVEERLRERVKQSKAAIDDSVHLGAPLIRVFGFSAEQSDPNRDALFTALANAFREICEYGADKGVVVALQNHNNRNLAADAEGVLRILREVDHPNMAYIMDTGQWKNFYGSSGTPNPTDDGYKYMEQVMPYACYVRTKFYEVASGVEKRLDYERIMPILKKNKFNGSISIVYEGAEPGDRVEIIRKSAAHLRKLIVKHSM from the coding sequence ATGATCAAAATCGGTTGCAATTACCTTAGCTTCAAGGGCGCGGCGAATGAGCTGAGCGTCGAGGACTTCATCAGGATGTCCTATGACCTGCGCCTGGACACCATCGACTTCCACCACCGCGCGTTTACGTCGAGCGATCCGGCGTACCTGCTCAAGATCAAGCGCATGTGCCTGGACTACGGGCTGCCCATCGGCTACGTCGGCGTCGCCGCCGGCGGGACCGGCACCGTGGAGGAGCGGCTGAGGGAGCGCGTGAAGCAGTCGAAGGCGGCCATCGACGACTCCGTGCACCTCGGCGCGCCGCTGATCCGTGTATTCGGCTTCTCCGCCGAGCAGAGCGACCCCAACCGCGACGCGCTGTTCACAGCGCTTGCGAACGCCTTCCGCGAGATATGCGAGTACGGCGCAGACAAGGGCGTCGTCGTGGCGCTGCAGAACCACAACAACCGCAACCTGGCCGCGGACGCCGAGGGCGTGCTTCGCATCCTCCGCGAGGTCGACCACCCCAACATGGCATACATCATGGACACCGGCCAGTGGAAGAACTTCTACGGCTCCTCCGGCACGCCCAACCCGACCGACGACGGTTACAAGTACATGGAGCAGGTGATGCCGTACGCCTGCTACGTCCGCACGAAGTTCTACGAGGTGGCGAGCGGCGTGGAGAAGCGGCTGGACTACGAGCGGATAATGCCGATCCTGAAGAAGAACAAATTCAACGGGTCGATATCTATTGTGTACGAGGGCGCCGAGCCCGGCGACCGGGTGGAGATCATCCGGAAGTCTGCGGCGCACCTGCGGAAGCTGATTGTGAAACATTCGATGTAG
- a CDS encoding response regulator has protein sequence MDIFKILLIEDNPGDARFIREMLSQGLGANHRVKWAQKLGDGLTLLANETFDVLLLDLSLPDSHGLMTLEQIHPSYPNLPVVVLTGLDDEKKGLESIHKGAEDYLVKGKTESQLLVKSIRYAIERRRTAEALLVKEQENTRLEILRQTAVAMAHHAQNAITPV, from the coding sequence ATGGATATTTTCAAAATCCTGTTAATAGAAGACAATCCCGGAGACGCGCGCTTCATCCGGGAAATGCTCTCCCAGGGCCTGGGGGCAAACCACCGCGTCAAGTGGGCGCAGAAGCTCGGCGACGGGCTGACGCTACTGGCGAACGAGACCTTTGACGTGCTCCTTCTCGACCTGTCCCTCCCTGACTCCCATGGCCTCATGACACTGGAGCAGATCCACCCTTCCTACCCCAACCTTCCCGTGGTTGTGCTGACGGGCCTGGACGATGAGAAGAAGGGGCTTGAGTCCATTCACAAGGGGGCGGAGGACTACCTGGTCAAGGGCAAGACGGAGAGCCAGCTCCTCGTAAAGTCCATCCGTTACGCCATAGAGCGCCGCCGGACGGCGGAAGCGCTCCTGGTCAAGGAACAGGAGAACACGCGACTGGAGATCCTCCGGCAGACCGCCGTCGCCATGGCGCACCACGCCCAGAACGCCATCACGCCCGTCTGA